In Arthrobacter ramosus, one DNA window encodes the following:
- a CDS encoding gamma-glutamyl-gamma-aminobutyrate hydrolase family protein encodes MQTSEQQSSLRPRIGIPVRLSSSESTDPRVGEANELFDFIVELVRDAGAEPVLLDASFTDEAGPLADELRSLNGVLLPGGGDLDPRLYGEEATDACYDVNPDQDRLDLAVARGSLDAGLPTLGICRGHQLLNVVYGGTLIQDMHPSLVEHNGLTPAEGELSAWAWHDVELSPGSKVAGLYGSRASVRIASGHHQAVARVGDGLVVTAVAEDGTVEALEDPQRWVASVQWHPEASQLPEEERLAPFKAFVEVCRTLRPVG; translated from the coding sequence ATGCAGACTTCCGAACAGCAAAGCAGCTTAAGGCCCCGGATCGGCATTCCTGTCCGCCTCAGCAGCTCCGAAAGCACGGATCCCCGCGTCGGAGAGGCGAACGAACTCTTCGACTTCATCGTCGAACTAGTGCGCGACGCCGGTGCGGAGCCTGTACTGCTGGACGCCTCCTTCACCGACGAAGCCGGTCCGCTGGCCGACGAGCTCCGTTCCCTCAACGGGGTCCTGCTGCCCGGCGGCGGGGACCTGGATCCGCGACTCTACGGTGAAGAAGCGACCGACGCCTGCTACGACGTCAACCCTGACCAGGATCGCCTGGACTTGGCGGTCGCCCGCGGATCGCTCGACGCCGGTTTGCCCACCCTCGGCATCTGCCGCGGCCATCAGCTCCTCAACGTGGTCTACGGCGGGACGCTCATCCAGGACATGCACCCATCGTTGGTGGAGCACAACGGCCTGACACCGGCGGAAGGCGAGCTCAGCGCCTGGGCGTGGCACGACGTCGAACTTTCACCGGGTTCCAAGGTGGCCGGGCTCTATGGCTCTCGGGCCTCAGTGCGGATTGCTTCGGGACATCACCAGGCCGTGGCCCGGGTAGGCGATGGCTTGGTGGTGACGGCGGTCGCGGAGGACGGGACCGTGGAGGCCCTCGAGGATCCGCAGCGCTGGGTGGCATCCGTGCAATGGCATCCCGAGGCCTCGCAGCTGCCTGAGGAGGAGCGGCTCGCTCCGTTCAAGGCTTTCGTGGAGGTCTGCAGGACGCTGCGTCCCGTGGGGTGA
- a CDS encoding cupredoxin domain-containing protein has translation MRNNPKAMMVIVAAAALIALSGCGSSGTGGYGASSSPPSAASSGAPSSQSLTITIKDFGYQGPVSVSPGAKITVKNEDTQAHTVTADDGKAFDAAVDGGGGTAQFTAPTTPGSYPYHCTYHPNMHGTLVVK, from the coding sequence ATGAGGAACAACCCCAAAGCCATGATGGTTATCGTTGCGGCGGCCGCCCTGATCGCCTTGAGCGGTTGCGGGTCGTCCGGAACCGGCGGCTATGGCGCATCATCGAGCCCACCTTCCGCCGCGTCCTCCGGCGCTCCGTCCTCCCAATCGCTCACCATCACCATCAAGGACTTCGGCTATCAAGGACCTGTCTCGGTCAGCCCGGGCGCCAAAATCACGGTAAAGAACGAGGACACCCAGGCCCACACGGTCACCGCAGACGATGGAAAGGCCTTCGACGCCGCCGTCGACGGAGGGGGCGGAACAGCCCAGTTCACGGCGCCCACCACACCGGGCAGCTACCCCTACCACTGCACTTACCACCCCAATATGCACGGAACCCTGGTCGTGAAATGA
- a CDS encoding GntR family transcriptional regulator, which translates to MANQLGLTIDRSSPVPLYHQVVQGIEAAIHSGVLEPGSRLDNEIDLAAQLNLSRPTMRKAMDELVRSGLLVRKRGVGTQVVSSQVRRPLELSSLYDDLTNNGKKPTTQVLSFSHMEADAATLTALQLPAGSKVYHFTRLRKVGGKPLALMENWVRDDITTMDESMLQAEGLYAILRRGGVNFRLASQRIGAMIANDYQAPLLEAEVGSALVTMERTAVDDTGRMVETGHHVYRADSYSFEMTLVQR; encoded by the coding sequence ATGGCGAATCAACTTGGCCTCACTATCGACCGTTCTTCCCCTGTGCCTTTGTACCATCAGGTGGTCCAGGGCATCGAGGCCGCCATCCACAGCGGAGTGCTGGAACCCGGCAGCCGTTTGGACAACGAAATCGACCTCGCCGCCCAGCTCAACCTGTCCCGGCCCACCATGCGCAAAGCCATGGACGAACTCGTCCGCTCGGGCCTGCTGGTCCGGAAACGCGGCGTCGGCACCCAGGTAGTGTCGAGCCAGGTCCGCCGGCCCCTGGAGCTCTCCAGCCTCTATGACGACCTGACTAATAATGGCAAAAAGCCCACAACGCAGGTCCTCAGCTTCTCGCACATGGAAGCCGACGCAGCCACGCTGACCGCCCTCCAGCTTCCGGCCGGTTCAAAGGTCTATCACTTCACCCGCCTGCGCAAAGTGGGCGGTAAGCCGCTGGCGCTCATGGAGAACTGGGTCCGCGATGACATCACGACCATGGACGAGTCCATGCTCCAGGCGGAGGGCCTCTACGCCATCCTCCGCCGCGGCGGAGTCAACTTCCGCCTCGCCTCGCAGCGGATCGGCGCCATGATCGCCAACGACTACCAGGCACCGCTCTTGGAGGCAGAAGTCGGCTCGGCTTTGGTCACCATGGAGCGCACCGCCGTCGACGACACCGGACGCATGGTCGAGACCGGCCACCACGTGTACCGGGCCGATTCCTACAGCTTTGAAATGACACTCGTACAGCGCTAA
- the iolB gene encoding 5-deoxy-glucuronate isomerase: MANWVYPLGTANDGDWDISLGTSDSALTVDGWAHTGLKVATLAAGAVVELPAAAEERIIVPLNGAFTVTVDDVEYPLAGRASVFHGPSDVLYSGANIAVTISSPDGGRVAVATAPANASYPTRLVTAAETPVELRGAGNCSRQVHNFGTPAALEADRFIVCEVLTPAGNWSSYPPHKHDEEKDGETQLEEIYYFETRVTEGSRAPEDADAIGYQRVYASDDRPIDVSAEVRTGDVVLVPYGWHGPAMAAPGYDLYYLNVMAGPGPVREWLISDDPHHGWVRQSWDGQDIDPRLPFGA, translated from the coding sequence ATGGCCAACTGGGTCTATCCACTGGGAACCGCCAACGACGGCGATTGGGACATCTCGCTCGGAACTTCCGATTCCGCCTTGACTGTGGACGGTTGGGCCCACACCGGGCTCAAGGTCGCCACGCTCGCCGCGGGCGCCGTCGTCGAGCTCCCCGCCGCAGCTGAAGAGCGGATCATTGTGCCGCTCAACGGCGCCTTTACGGTGACGGTCGACGACGTCGAATATCCCCTTGCGGGGCGGGCATCGGTTTTCCATGGCCCCAGTGATGTCCTGTATTCCGGCGCGAACATTGCCGTCACCATCAGTTCGCCCGACGGCGGCCGCGTCGCCGTCGCGACCGCCCCGGCCAACGCGTCGTACCCCACCAGGCTCGTGACCGCCGCGGAAACCCCGGTTGAGCTGCGCGGAGCAGGAAATTGCTCGCGCCAGGTCCATAACTTCGGCACTCCTGCCGCCCTCGAGGCCGACCGTTTCATCGTCTGCGAAGTGCTCACCCCCGCGGGAAACTGGTCCTCCTATCCCCCGCACAAGCATGACGAGGAAAAGGACGGCGAAACGCAGCTCGAGGAGATCTACTACTTCGAGACCCGGGTGACCGAAGGCTCCCGCGCCCCTGAAGACGCCGATGCTATCGGCTACCAGCGCGTCTACGCCTCCGATGACCGCCCGATCGATGTGTCCGCGGAGGTTAGGACGGGCGACGTCGTTCTTGTTCCGTATGGCTGGCACGGCCCCGCCATGGCCGCTCCCGGCTACGACTTGTACTACCTGAACGTCATGGCAGGCCCGGGACCTGTGCGCGAGTGGCTCATCAGCGACGACCCCCATCACGGGTGGGTGCGGCAGAGCTGGGATGGACAAGACATCGACCCCCGCTTGCCGTTCGGCGCCTAG
- a CDS encoding Gfo/Idh/MocA family oxidoreductase produces MKDVILGLVGVGRIGVMHANNIGAINGQLNAQGINVELRLTDVAEDHARKVAAGLGAQFLPSVEALIASGVDGLVIATGTGTHPELIRAGVDAGIPVFCEKPVAMNVADSLPVLEHIRANDGVVQIGHQRRFDAGYLEAKRAYQAGELGWIHSLRAVTCDMAPPPVEFLATSGGLFRDCSVHDFDILRWLTGREIVEVYAKGSNNGDPAIGEVGDVDTALALITFDDGTVGTVSATRYNGAGHDVRLEIQGSKRSIMVGLDDKTAMESAESGIAFPSGEPHKTFAERFDQAYRSEMAAFVELVLGQRENPCTPEDAVAASRVADAAQESLASGVPVRVALATA; encoded by the coding sequence ATGAAGGACGTCATTCTCGGGCTGGTTGGAGTAGGGCGGATCGGCGTGATGCACGCCAACAACATCGGCGCCATCAACGGGCAACTGAATGCGCAGGGCATCAACGTGGAGTTGCGGCTCACGGACGTCGCCGAAGACCACGCGCGCAAGGTGGCAGCCGGTCTCGGGGCTCAATTCCTGCCGTCGGTAGAGGCTTTGATCGCCTCCGGAGTGGACGGACTGGTCATCGCGACCGGAACGGGCACGCACCCGGAACTGATCCGAGCGGGAGTGGACGCCGGTATCCCAGTGTTCTGCGAGAAGCCCGTGGCCATGAATGTGGCTGACTCTCTGCCTGTCCTGGAACATATCCGTGCCAACGACGGAGTGGTGCAGATCGGCCACCAGCGTCGCTTCGACGCCGGCTACCTCGAGGCCAAGCGCGCCTACCAAGCGGGGGAGCTCGGCTGGATCCACTCGCTGCGCGCTGTAACCTGCGATATGGCTCCGCCGCCCGTGGAGTTCCTGGCAACGTCCGGCGGGCTGTTCCGGGATTGCTCGGTCCACGACTTCGACATCCTGCGCTGGCTGACCGGCCGCGAAATCGTGGAGGTCTATGCAAAGGGCTCCAATAACGGTGATCCTGCCATCGGTGAAGTGGGCGATGTGGACACGGCCTTGGCTTTGATCACGTTCGACGACGGGACGGTCGGCACAGTGTCGGCCACCCGTTACAACGGTGCAGGGCACGACGTCCGCCTCGAAATCCAGGGCTCCAAGCGCTCCATCATGGTCGGCCTGGACGACAAGACGGCCATGGAATCAGCCGAGTCCGGGATCGCCTTCCCGTCCGGAGAACCCCACAAGACCTTCGCCGAACGCTTCGACCAGGCCTACCGTTCGGAAATGGCGGCCTTCGTTGAGCTGGTGCTGGGCCAGCGGGAAAACCCGTGCACCCCGGAGGACGCCGTCGCGGCTTCCCGCGTGGCGGATGCCGCGCAGGAGTCCCTGGCAAGCGGGGTCCCGGTCAGGGTGGCACTCGCTACGGCGTAG
- a CDS encoding TIM barrel protein, whose translation MRLAVCAEMVFTELPFVERARRIHEAGFDVELWDSRSKDIAALKASGAVFSSMTGYTSGSLVDADTADDVVRTAETLIPTALELGVSRMVVHSAELIDGKAARPVYRSNGSMWITGARTLERLGALGEKHGLTFCLENLNTVLDHPGIPLARAKDTLALVEAAGHPNVKMMLDLYHAQLGEGNLSELVRTALPHIGEIQVADVPGRCEPGTGEINYSAVARALVAAGYEGTVGMEAWASGDSMEALEAFRRAFTIDADPSGGASRNSSAFSTEVAL comes from the coding sequence ATGCGGCTGGCCGTTTGCGCCGAAATGGTCTTTACGGAGCTGCCGTTCGTCGAACGGGCACGTCGGATCCATGAGGCCGGATTCGACGTCGAACTCTGGGACTCGAGGAGCAAAGACATTGCGGCACTCAAGGCGAGCGGCGCGGTCTTTTCCTCGATGACCGGGTACACCTCCGGGAGCCTGGTTGACGCCGACACCGCCGATGACGTCGTGAGGACGGCGGAAACGCTGATTCCGACCGCTTTGGAACTCGGCGTCAGCCGCATGGTGGTGCACTCGGCGGAACTGATCGACGGCAAAGCCGCCCGTCCTGTCTACCGGTCCAACGGGAGCATGTGGATCACGGGTGCCCGGACCTTGGAGCGCCTTGGCGCGCTCGGTGAAAAGCACGGACTGACGTTCTGCCTGGAAAACCTCAACACCGTGCTGGATCACCCCGGAATTCCACTGGCCCGCGCCAAGGACACTTTGGCGCTCGTGGAGGCGGCCGGACACCCCAACGTGAAAATGATGCTGGACCTCTACCACGCACAATTGGGGGAAGGGAACCTCAGCGAGCTGGTCCGCACCGCCTTGCCGCACATCGGCGAGATCCAAGTGGCGGACGTCCCCGGCCGCTGCGAGCCCGGCACCGGCGAAATCAACTACTCGGCCGTGGCCCGGGCGCTCGTGGCTGCCGGCTATGAAGGGACCGTCGGCATGGAGGCATGGGCCAGCGGAGACAGCATGGAGGCGCTTGAGGCGTTCCGCCGGGCGTTCACGATTGACGCCGACCCATCCGGGGGCGCGTCCCGGAACAGCTCAGCTTTTTCAACGGAGGTAGCACTATGA
- a CDS encoding Gfo/Idh/MocA family oxidoreductase, producing the protein MAYIEQHSSSLPTPVRLGLIGSGWMGAFHGESIARRVPGAVLAAVADPNVDSAASVAAQLGTAKVTADAADIMADPDIDAVIIASPARFHASLIAQAAAAGKHVFCEKPAAQSLEELDAAVLTVETAGVHFQIGFNRRYATDFQAAKKDLAEGIVGEPQLLRSLTRDPGTGSIGHAARIPAWTIFLETLIHDFDTLNWFNEGAEPVEVYAVADALVEPSLRDQGFLDTAVVTIRYSNGALAVAEANFSALYGYDVRGEVFGSKGMVQAGRPTETAALRYTAEGLSAETPRLNVELFRDAYTDELVDFAAAVRARRDGTQPPSGAFTLTPGAADARRALAMALACIESVQQGGPVEVPTVSGNSKAGV; encoded by the coding sequence ATGGCCTACATCGAACAGCACTCTTCCAGTCTTCCCACGCCCGTGCGGCTTGGCCTCATAGGCTCCGGCTGGATGGGAGCGTTCCACGGCGAAAGCATAGCCCGCAGGGTTCCCGGTGCGGTCCTGGCCGCCGTCGCCGATCCCAACGTGGACTCCGCAGCGTCCGTGGCTGCCCAGCTTGGTACCGCCAAGGTCACCGCAGACGCCGCGGACATCATGGCCGATCCGGACATCGACGCCGTGATCATTGCCAGCCCGGCGCGCTTCCACGCTTCCCTGATCGCCCAGGCCGCAGCCGCCGGCAAGCACGTGTTTTGCGAGAAGCCTGCGGCGCAGAGCCTCGAAGAGCTCGACGCCGCCGTCCTCACCGTCGAAACGGCAGGGGTACATTTCCAGATCGGCTTCAACCGCCGCTACGCCACCGACTTCCAGGCCGCGAAGAAGGACCTGGCCGAAGGAATTGTGGGGGAGCCGCAGCTCTTGCGCTCGTTGACGAGGGATCCGGGCACCGGGAGCATCGGACACGCAGCCAGGATTCCGGCCTGGACGATCTTCCTGGAAACCCTCATCCACGACTTCGACACCCTGAACTGGTTCAACGAAGGTGCCGAGCCGGTTGAGGTGTACGCCGTCGCGGACGCCTTGGTGGAACCGAGCCTGCGTGACCAGGGATTCCTGGACACCGCCGTCGTTACCATCCGCTACAGCAATGGAGCCTTGGCGGTGGCGGAAGCCAACTTCAGTGCCCTATACGGCTACGACGTCAGGGGCGAAGTCTTCGGCTCCAAGGGCATGGTGCAGGCCGGTCGGCCCACTGAAACGGCCGCCCTGAGGTACACCGCAGAGGGCCTCTCCGCGGAAACTCCGAGGCTCAACGTGGAACTGTTCCGCGATGCCTACACCGATGAACTCGTCGACTTCGCGGCGGCAGTCCGCGCACGCCGCGATGGCACGCAACCGCCGTCGGGCGCTTTCACCCTCACCCCGGGGGCGGCTGACGCGCGCCGCGCCCTCGCGATGGCTTTGGCCTGCATCGAGTCGGTCCAGCAAGGCGGACCGGTGGAGGTACCTACCGTCTCCGGCAACAGCAAGGCCGGTGTCTGA
- a CDS encoding Gfo/Idh/MocA family protein gives MASSGLRTSGLPVSRVPDSRDAPGLRWGIMGPGWIAERFTESVQAHSTQVIAAVGSRSLDRSKAFADAFGVPAAYGSYEELAAASDIDIVYVCTPHNFHHAAAVLAIDAGKHVLIEKPIGLNAAQARDIAARAKAAGVFAAEAMWSFFLPKFDMIRQVLDAGTLGTVTTVLAEYGEHFERSHRIFDPALAGGPLLDLGTYPLALITEVLGAPERLGAFGQHHESGVNAQLSAIMQFPGGSQAVMNTHLHNFTPTAATIVGSEATLTIDGPFNMPGGFEIRFPDGTRLRHNEAAGGHLEGLHYEAAAVARAIAAGETEAQHRPLASSIRTMEVADEIRRQVGIEFPGEGNAA, from the coding sequence ATGGCTTCATCCGGCCTGCGGACATCGGGTCTGCCGGTGTCCCGGGTGCCGGATTCCCGCGACGCTCCCGGGTTGCGCTGGGGGATCATGGGCCCGGGTTGGATTGCCGAACGCTTCACGGAATCGGTGCAGGCCCATTCAACGCAGGTGATAGCCGCCGTCGGCTCCCGCTCTTTGGACCGGTCCAAGGCTTTCGCGGACGCTTTCGGCGTGCCTGCCGCGTACGGGAGCTACGAAGAGCTGGCCGCAGCTTCGGACATCGACATCGTGTACGTGTGCACTCCACACAACTTCCACCACGCGGCCGCCGTGCTCGCCATCGACGCCGGCAAACACGTCCTCATCGAGAAACCGATCGGCCTGAACGCTGCGCAGGCCCGGGATATCGCCGCGCGGGCCAAGGCAGCGGGCGTTTTCGCCGCCGAGGCCATGTGGAGCTTCTTCCTTCCGAAGTTCGACATGATCCGGCAAGTGCTCGACGCCGGGACGCTGGGTACCGTAACAACGGTCCTGGCGGAATACGGCGAGCACTTCGAACGCAGCCACCGCATCTTCGACCCCGCGCTGGCTGGCGGGCCTTTGCTGGATCTGGGCACCTACCCGCTGGCCCTCATCACCGAAGTCCTGGGGGCACCGGAACGCTTGGGCGCTTTCGGCCAGCACCACGAATCAGGTGTCAACGCCCAGCTCTCCGCCATCATGCAATTCCCGGGCGGAAGCCAGGCCGTCATGAATACGCACCTGCATAACTTCACCCCCACCGCGGCAACGATCGTTGGCTCCGAGGCCACGTTGACCATCGATGGCCCCTTCAACATGCCCGGCGGTTTCGAGATCCGGTTCCCGGACGGTACGCGACTTCGCCACAACGAGGCTGCGGGCGGGCATTTGGAAGGCCTGCACTACGAAGCCGCAGCGGTGGCCCGCGCCATCGCCGCCGGTGAGACGGAAGCCCAACATCGGCCCTTGGCCTCCTCCATCCGGACGATGGAAGTTGCCGATGAGATCCGCCGCCAAGTGGGCATTGAATTCCCGGGCGAAGGCAACGCCGCCTGA
- a CDS encoding Gfo/Idh/MocA family oxidoreductase has protein sequence MPIRVGVIGAGVMGADHIRNLSTTISGAEVTFVADLDAGRASAAAPPSARITTDPSELINSSEVDAVVVASHDSTHAGLVLECFEAMTPVLCEKPLAPTLLESREVVEAEADLLAATGARLLSMGFMRRFDPGYVALREATRARTQGEPLQVHCTSRTVSAGPGASSESAITNSAIHELDIIPWLLDSPITEVSWQAGRSSRHSTGDLRDPAFMLLRAADGTLATLELFLNAQYGYTTQCEVVSEFGITALPEPAALATRQERRRSSEIPADWRPRFADAYRLQLQAWISALEKGEPAPLATGEDGLRASQLAQAMIRSLHSDGTYTKVVY, from the coding sequence ATGCCGATCCGGGTTGGCGTTATCGGCGCCGGTGTCATGGGCGCAGACCACATCAGGAACCTCTCCACCACCATCAGCGGGGCCGAAGTCACCTTCGTGGCAGACCTCGACGCCGGACGTGCGTCAGCCGCGGCGCCGCCATCCGCACGCATCACCACCGATCCTTCCGAGCTGATCAACTCCAGTGAGGTTGACGCCGTCGTCGTCGCTTCACATGACTCCACCCATGCCGGACTAGTGCTGGAATGCTTCGAAGCAATGACCCCGGTGCTGTGCGAAAAGCCGCTGGCTCCCACGCTCCTTGAAAGCCGCGAAGTGGTAGAGGCCGAAGCTGACCTCCTCGCCGCAACGGGTGCCCGGCTGCTGTCGATGGGCTTCATGAGGCGCTTCGACCCCGGCTATGTCGCCCTGCGCGAAGCCACCCGGGCACGCACCCAAGGCGAGCCTTTGCAAGTCCACTGCACTAGCCGGACCGTATCCGCGGGACCGGGCGCGAGCTCGGAATCCGCCATCACCAATTCCGCCATCCACGAGCTCGACATCATCCCTTGGCTGCTGGACTCGCCTATCACTGAGGTGTCCTGGCAAGCAGGGCGGAGTTCCCGGCACAGTACCGGTGACCTACGGGATCCAGCCTTCATGCTCCTGCGCGCGGCCGACGGCACCCTCGCCACCCTCGAACTCTTCCTCAACGCGCAGTACGGTTACACCACCCAGTGTGAGGTCGTTTCAGAGTTCGGCATCACGGCACTCCCGGAACCGGCTGCCCTGGCGACACGGCAGGAGCGGAGACGCAGTTCCGAAATCCCTGCCGACTGGCGTCCACGCTTCGCCGACGCTTACCGCTTGCAACTTCAGGCCTGGATTTCAGCCCTCGAAAAGGGAGAGCCTGCGCCGCTCGCCACGGGTGAGGACGGCCTGCGCGCCTCGCAGCTTGCACAAGCGATGATCCGCTCGCTCCACAGCGACGGAACCTACACGAAGGTGGTCTACTGA
- a CDS encoding ATP-binding cassette domain-containing protein: MNAKQIDQQTLLKDEKDPLTHTPVHLLSLDGVGKHYGNIIALRDVTMAVDNGRVTCVLGDNGAGKSTLIKIIAGLRQHDAGTLHVMGDERKFNSPRDALDAGIATVYQDLAVVPLMPIWRNFFLGSELTTGFGPFKSMDVQKMKDITLKELAAMGIDLRDVEQPIGQLSGGERQCVAIARAVYFGAKVLILDEPTAALGVKQSGVVLRYILQARDRGLGVIFITHNPHHAFPVGDRFLLLKRGKSIGYYDKKDITLDELTAQMAGGAELAELAHELEQLGGHTEALKEVQAEVAGVTEATDVADASKENSPRHA, encoded by the coding sequence ATGAATGCCAAACAGATCGACCAGCAGACCCTGCTCAAGGACGAGAAAGACCCGCTGACCCACACCCCCGTGCACCTGCTCTCCCTGGACGGGGTGGGCAAGCACTACGGGAACATCATCGCCCTGCGCGATGTGACGATGGCCGTGGACAACGGACGCGTCACCTGCGTGCTGGGGGACAACGGCGCGGGCAAGTCCACGCTGATCAAGATCATCGCCGGGCTCCGCCAGCACGACGCCGGGACGCTGCACGTCATGGGCGATGAGCGGAAGTTCAATTCCCCCCGCGACGCGCTCGACGCCGGCATCGCCACGGTCTACCAGGACCTGGCCGTGGTTCCGTTGATGCCGATCTGGCGGAACTTCTTCCTCGGCTCGGAACTGACCACCGGGTTCGGGCCGTTCAAGTCCATGGACGTCCAGAAAATGAAGGACATCACCCTGAAGGAACTGGCCGCGATGGGCATCGACCTGCGCGATGTGGAACAGCCCATCGGCCAGCTCTCCGGCGGTGAACGCCAGTGCGTCGCGATCGCCAGGGCCGTGTACTTCGGCGCGAAGGTGCTGATCCTGGACGAACCGACCGCCGCGCTGGGCGTCAAGCAGTCCGGCGTCGTGCTCCGCTACATCCTGCAGGCCCGCGACCGCGGGCTGGGCGTCATCTTCATCACCCACAACCCGCACCACGCCTTCCCGGTCGGTGACCGGTTCCTGCTGCTCAAGCGCGGCAAGTCCATCGGCTACTACGACAAGAAGGACATCACCCTGGACGAGCTCACGGCCCAGATGGCCGGCGGCGCGGAACTGGCCGAACTCGCCCACGAACTCGAACAACTCGGCGGACACACCGAAGCCCTCAAGGAAGTCCAAGCCGAAGTCGCCGGGGTAACCGAAGCTACCGACGTTGCCGACGCTTCAAAGGAAAACAGCCCACGGCACGCGTAG
- a CDS encoding ABC transporter permease, producing MANTATLPPGPASAPGDERIGRRSPVQKFLGRPEVGALVGAVVLFIFFASVSQTFTQPNALATVLYGSSTIGIMAVGVSLLMIGGEFDLSTGVAVISSALTASLFSWYFSMNAWVGVVLALVVSLGIGFINGWILVKTKLPSFIVTLATFLMLTGLNLALTRLIGGSVSSPSISKLDGFDSAHAVFASSISIGGVEVKITVFFWIILVAIASWVLLRTKVGNWIFAVGGDANAARAVGVPVTKTKIGLFMAVGFCGWILGMHNLFAFDAVQSGEGVGNEFLYIIAAVIGGCLLTGGYGSAVGGAIGAFIFGMANKGIVYAQWNPDWFKFFLGLMLLLATIVNLIVKRRAELK from the coding sequence ATGGCAAACACAGCAACCCTGCCGCCGGGGCCGGCTTCGGCCCCCGGCGATGAGCGGATCGGACGTCGGAGCCCGGTCCAGAAGTTTTTGGGGAGGCCCGAAGTCGGCGCCCTGGTGGGGGCCGTCGTCCTCTTCATTTTCTTCGCTTCGGTGTCGCAGACGTTCACGCAACCGAACGCGCTCGCCACCGTCCTGTATGGTTCCTCGACGATCGGGATCATGGCGGTGGGGGTGTCGCTGCTCATGATCGGCGGCGAGTTCGACCTCTCCACCGGCGTGGCCGTGATTTCCTCGGCGCTCACCGCTTCCCTGTTCAGCTGGTATTTCTCAATGAACGCCTGGGTCGGTGTCGTGCTGGCGCTCGTCGTTTCGCTCGGCATCGGTTTCATCAACGGCTGGATCCTGGTCAAGACGAAACTGCCGTCCTTCATCGTGACCCTGGCGACGTTCCTGATGCTCACGGGCCTGAACCTGGCCCTGACCCGCCTGATCGGGGGGTCCGTGTCTTCCCCGTCGATTTCCAAGCTGGACGGGTTCGACTCCGCCCACGCGGTGTTCGCTTCCTCGATCAGCATCGGCGGGGTCGAGGTGAAGATCACGGTGTTCTTCTGGATCATCCTGGTCGCGATCGCCTCCTGGGTGCTGCTGCGCACGAAGGTGGGCAACTGGATCTTCGCCGTGGGCGGGGACGCGAACGCGGCCCGCGCCGTGGGTGTTCCGGTGACCAAGACCAAGATCGGTTTGTTCATGGCGGTCGGTTTCTGCGGCTGGATCCTGGGCATGCACAACCTCTTCGCCTTCGACGCCGTGCAGTCCGGTGAAGGCGTGGGCAACGAGTTCCTCTACATCATCGCCGCGGTGATCGGCGGCTGCCTGCTGACAGGTGGTTATGGTTCGGCGGTGGGCGGGGCGATCGGTGCGTTCATCTTCGGCATGGCGAACAAGGGCATCGTGTACGCGCAGTGGAACCCGGACTGGTTCAAGTTCTTCCTGGGCCTGATGCTGCTGCTGGCCACCATCGTGAACCTCATCGTCAAACGCCGCGCAGAGCTCAAGTAA